The following proteins are co-located in the Helicobacter acinonychis genome:
- a CDS encoding M16 family metallopeptidase, producing MKYFSSKGLLRLCSVLLVTLGASMHAQSYLPKHESVTLKNGLQVVSVPLENKTGVIEVDVLYKVGSRNEIMGKSGIAHMLEHLNFKSTKNLKAGDFDKIVKRFGGVSNASTSFDITRYFIKTSQANLDKSLELFAETMGSLNLKEDEFLPERQVVAEERRWRTDNSPIGMLYFRFFNTAYVYHPYHWTPIGFMDDIQNWTLEDIKKFHSLYYQPKNAIVLVVGDVNSQKVFELAKKHFESLKNLDEKAIPTPYMKEPKQDGARTAVVHKDGVHLEWVALGYKVPAFKHKDQVALDALSRLLGEGKSSWLQSELVDKKRLASQTFSHNMQLQDESVFLFIAGGNPNIKAEDLQKEIVALLEKLKKGQITQAELDKLKINQKADFISNLENSSDVAGLFADYLVQNDIQGLTDYQQQFLDLKVSDLVRVANEYFKDTQSTTVFLKP from the coding sequence ATGAAATATTTTTCTAGTAAAGGACTTTTGAGGCTTTGTTCTGTCTTGTTAGTCACTTTAGGAGCGAGCATGCACGCACAATCTTACTTACCCAAACATGAGAGCGTTACCTTAAAAAATGGGTTGCAAGTCGTAAGCGTTCCCTTAGAAAATAAAACTGGGGTTATAGAAGTGGATGTGCTTTACAAAGTCGGCTCTAGAAACGAAATCATGGGAAAAAGCGGAATCGCCCACATGCTAGAGCATTTGAATTTTAAAAGCACTAAAAACCTTAAAGCCGGCGATTTTGATAAAATTGTCAAGCGTTTTGGGGGCGTGAGTAACGCTTCTACGAGCTTTGATATCACACGCTATTTCATTAAAACTAGTCAGGCTAACTTGGATAAATCTTTAGAATTGTTCGCTGAAACGATGGGTTCATTGAATTTAAAAGAAGATGAGTTTTTGCCTGAGCGTCAAGTGGTCGCTGAAGAAAGACGATGGCGCACTGATAATTCCCCTATTGGCATGCTTTATTTCCGCTTCTTTAACACCGCTTATGTCTATCACCCCTACCATTGGACGCCCATTGGTTTTATGGACGATATTCAAAATTGGACTTTAGAAGACATTAAAAAATTCCATTCGCTCTATTATCAGCCTAAAAACGCTATCGTTTTAGTGGTGGGCGATGTCAATTCCCAAAAGGTTTTTGAATTAGCTAAAAAGCATTTTGAATCCTTAAAAAATCTTGATGAAAAAGCTATCCCCACTCCTTACATGAAAGAGCCTAAGCAAGATGGGGCGAGAACGGCGGTGGTGCATAAAGATGGGGTCCATTTAGAATGGGTCGCTCTAGGGTATAAAGTGCCTGCTTTCAAACATAAAGATCAAGTCGCTTTAGATGCGTTAAGTAGGCTTTTAGGCGAAGGCAAAAGCTCATGGTTGCAAAGCGAATTGGTGGATAAAAAACGCCTAGCTTCTCAAACCTTCTCGCACAACATGCAATTGCAAGATGAAAGCGTGTTTTTATTTATTGCTGGAGGTAATCCTAATATCAAAGCCGAAGATTTACAAAAAGAAATCGTAGCACTTTTGGAAAAGCTTAAAAAAGGGCAAATCACTCAAGCTGAATTGGACAAGCTCAAAATCAATCAAAAAGCCGACTTTATTTCTAATTTAGAAAATTCTAGCGATGTTGCAGGGCTTTTTGCAGACTATTTAGTGCAAAACGATATTCAAGGCTTAACCGATTACCAGCAACAATTTTTGGATTTAAAAGTGAGCGATTTGGTGCGCGTGGCTAATGAATATTTCAAAGACACCCAATCAACCACCGTGTTTTTGAAACCTTAA
- the pgsA gene encoding CDP-diacylglycerol--glycerol-3-phosphate 3-phosphatidyltransferase, translating into MKALKLLPNFLTILRIVLALFLLFLLLNTHTYFKSLTPFHINMLSFGVFVFAALTDLLDGYIARNYKAKSRFGEIFDPLADKMLVLSAFLGLVYLDRVDAWIPFVILGREFFISGLRVLAANEKKDIPVSTLGKYKTVSQVVAISALLANLAYSHVFVAIAVFLTLYSGVDYAIEYYKS; encoded by the coding sequence ATGAAAGCTTTAAAACTCCTGCCTAATTTTTTGACGATTTTACGCATCGTTTTAGCGTTATTTTTATTATTTTTATTGTTGAATACGCATACTTATTTCAAATCTTTAACCCCCTTTCACATCAACATGCTCTCTTTTGGCGTTTTTGTGTTTGCTGCTCTCACGGATTTATTGGACGGCTATATCGCTAGGAACTATAAGGCCAAATCGCGCTTTGGGGAGATTTTTGATCCTTTAGCGGATAAAATGCTCGTTTTGAGCGCGTTTTTGGGGCTCGTTTATTTGGATCGCGTGGATGCGTGGATTCCGTTTGTGATTTTAGGGCGTGAATTCTTTATTTCAGGGCTTAGGGTTTTAGCCGCAAATGAAAAAAAGGATATTCCTGTCAGCACATTAGGCAAGTATAAAACTGTGTCTCAAGTCGTGGCGATTAGTGCTTTATTGGCCAATTTAGCTTACTCGCATGTGTTTGTAGCCATAGCGGTTTTTTTAACCCTTTATTCGGGAGTAGATTATGCTATTGAATATTATAAATCTTAA
- the dapA gene encoding 4-hydroxy-tetrahydrodipicolinate synthase, translating to MQFHSSSALVTPFKKDLSVDEAVYEALIKRQILQGMDACVPVGTTGESATLTHKEHMHCIEIAIETCKNTKTPSNSRMKVLAGVGSNATSESLSLAKFAQKVGADAILCVSPYYNRPTQQGLFEHYKTIAQSVEIPVMLYDVPSRTGVSIEVPTALKLFREVPNIKAIKEASGSLKRVAELHCYEKDFHIFSGEDSLNHSIMFSGGKGVVSVTGNLMPNLISQMVNCALKHEYQQALEIQDKLFSLHQALFVETNPIPIKMAMHLAGLIENPSYRLPLVAPSKETIKLLEKTLQQYEVIA from the coding sequence ATGCAATTTCATTCATCTAGCGCGTTGGTTACGCCTTTTAAAAAAGATCTGAGCGTTGATGAGGCCGTTTATGAAGCCTTGATCAAGCGCCAAATTCTTCAAGGCATGGACGCATGCGTGCCTGTTGGCACGACAGGAGAATCTGCCACACTCACCCACAAAGAGCACATGCACTGCATTGAAATCGCCATAGAAACTTGCAAAAACACTAAAACGCCATCAAACTCACGCATGAAAGTGTTGGCCGGCGTGGGCAGTAACGCCACGAGCGAGTCCCTTTCTTTAGCGAAGTTCGCTCAAAAAGTCGGTGCGGATGCGATTTTATGTGTAAGCCCTTATTATAACCGCCCCACCCAACAAGGCTTATTTGAACATTATAAAACCATCGCTCAATCTGTGGAAATCCCTGTCATGCTTTATGATGTGCCAAGCCGCACAGGCGTATCTATTGAAGTTCCAACTGCACTCAAGCTTTTTAGAGAAGTCCCTAACATTAAAGCCATTAAAGAAGCGTCTGGCTCTTTGAAAAGAGTAGCAGAATTGCACTGTTATGAAAAAGATTTTCACATTTTTAGTGGGGAAGATTCACTCAACCACTCTATCATGTTTTCAGGAGGCAAGGGCGTGGTTTCAGTGACCGGTAATTTAATGCCCAATTTGATTTCACAAATGGTCAATTGTGCACTCAAACATGAATACCAACAAGCCCTAGAAATCCAAGACAAGCTTTTTAGTTTACATCAAGCCCTTTTTGTAGAGACTAACCCTATCCCTATTAAAATGGCTATGCACTTAGCCGGCTTGATTGAAAACCCAAGCTACAGACTGCCTTTAGTGGCTCCAAGCAAGGAAACAATTAAACTTTTAGAAAAAACTTTACAACAATATGAGGTAATTGCATGA
- a CDS encoding quinone-dependent dihydroorotate dehydrogenase produces MLYSLFKKYLFRLDAEEVHEKVCKILKILSRSPFFCNLIHAQFGYTNPKLENEILGLHFPNPLGLAAGFDKNASMIRALTAFGFGYLEAGTLTNTAQSGNEKPRLFRHIEEESLQNAMGFNNYGAVLGVRAFERFAPYKTPIGINLGKNKHIEQDNALEDYKAVLIKCLNIGDYYTFNLSSPNTPNLRDLQNKAFVSELFCMAKEMTKKPLFLKIAPDLEIDAMLEITNSAIEAGANGIIATNTTIDKSLVFAPKETGGLSGKCLTQKSREIFKELAKAFFNKTILVSVGGISDAKEAYERIKMGASLLQIYSAFIYNGPNLCQNILKDLVKLLQKDGFLSVKEVIGADLR; encoded by the coding sequence ATGCTTTATTCATTATTTAAAAAATATTTGTTTAGATTAGACGCTGAAGAAGTGCACGAAAAAGTTTGTAAAATTTTAAAAATACTTTCTCGATCGCCCTTTTTTTGTAATTTAATCCACGCTCAATTTGGATACACAAACCCAAAGCTTGAAAACGAAATTCTAGGCTTACACTTCCCTAACCCGCTAGGGTTAGCCGCCGGCTTTGATAAAAACGCCTCTATGATTAGGGCGTTAACCGCCTTTGGTTTTGGCTATTTAGAAGCAGGCACATTGACCAATACCGCTCAAAGCGGGAATGAAAAACCCAGGCTTTTTAGGCACATTGAAGAAGAGTCCTTACAAAATGCGATGGGGTTTAATAATTATGGGGCCGTTTTAGGGGTTAGAGCGTTCGAGCGCTTCGCCCCCTATAAAACCCCTATTGGCATCAATTTAGGCAAAAACAAACACATAGAGCAAGATAATGCCCTAGAAGATTACAAGGCGGTTTTGATTAAATGCTTAAACATTGGCGATTATTACACTTTCAACCTTTCTTCGCCCAACACCCCTAATTTAAGGGATTTACAAAATAAAGCGTTTGTGAGCGAGCTTTTTTGCATGGCTAAAGAAATGACTAAGAAGCCCTTATTTTTAAAAATCGCCCCAGATTTAGAAATAGATGCCATGCTAGAAATTACAAATAGCGCTATTGAAGCCGGAGCGAATGGGATTATTGCGACTAACACCACAATTGATAAAAGCCTTGTGTTTGCCCCTAAAGAAACGGGAGGCTTGAGTGGGAAATGCTTGACTCAAAAAAGCCGTGAAATCTTTAAAGAACTAGCTAAAGCTTTTTTTAACAAGACTATTCTTGTTTCTGTGGGGGGGATTAGCGACGCCAAAGAAGCTTATGAAAGGATTAAAATGGGAGCGAGTCTGTTACAAATTTATAGCGCTTTTATTTACAATGGACCAAATTTATGCCAAAATATTCTCAAAGATTTGGTAAAATTACTCCAAAAAGATGGATTTTTGAGCGTCAAAGAGGTTATAGGAGCGGATTTAAGATGA
- a CDS encoding DEAD/DEAH box helicase family protein has product MFASLNVLKELQKHYETNPKDPLKGVIWHTQGSGKTALTYHLTKIIRDFFNPLNKKTKFYFIVDRLDLLEQAKSEFLKRGLEVHEPKNKEELSQKLKNPSVFDGTQGNDEIVVVNIQRFKDPNEKDSNENKDLSNNKPKEIVSKTELQEAIKDDHDLQRVFIIDEAHRSYDPKGCFYANLIECDKTAIKIALTGTPLLEDNAQDKATKNTFGNYLHTYSYTESIKDKHTLKLQLESIETNYKEKLQAIYRLLQESITIEDTKIKKEAVFNDEKYINAMLSYVIRDLLNFRQLNDHNENLKAMVVCSSSTQAKKANEFFNEVQEEVLQNHPNLKILNKLKSDLILHDEQEIKEKIYSFKHEDTDIVFVYNMLLTGFDLPNLKRLYIHRKLDKHNLLQALARVNRPYNNMSYGYLIDFVGIEENFKQTTDDYLRELNDFNLNDSNQGDSNTKDMFADPNTLEKDIKNAYNDLFDYPIDNIEAMTNAIVSISEMKELQKVSHAINTLKERYNIIRTSNDEKILSLKEKMDIEKISKISSMLNQKAKQLHAKENINKAINTNDLIILEDLIALLDFKIEFKESKELRFKEREEISAKYKQAKEVLENSPDKKGKEFQDFSKKLSKLLQEPLTSDNFNEISTACNTLVSQAEKANQKTTLLLNKYNNDLSYVITHKRLMDQNISNPMGIFTLLSALKSALDERISKRQETLSEEDTLKTAIKRELRNAFKENPSLKDLQKETDFIAQTLFDELTQNDNQGNFNAQ; this is encoded by the coding sequence ATGTTTGCGAGTCTGAATGTTTTAAAAGAATTGCAAAAGCATTATGAAACTAACCCTAAAGACCCCCTAAAAGGCGTCATTTGGCACACGCAAGGCAGCGGCAAAACCGCCTTAACCTACCATTTAACCAAAATCATAAGAGACTTTTTTAACCCCCTCAATAAAAAAACTAAATTTTATTTTATTGTAGACAGATTGGATTTATTAGAGCAAGCTAAAAGCGAGTTTTTAAAAAGAGGTCTTGAAGTGCATGAGCCAAAAAATAAAGAAGAATTAAGCCAAAAATTAAAAAACCCTAGCGTGTTTGATGGCACTCAAGGGAATGATGAAATCGTCGTTGTGAATATCCAGCGATTCAAAGACCCCAATGAAAAAGACTCTAATGAAAATAAAGATCTTTCTAACAACAAGCCTAAAGAAATCGTTTCTAAGACAGAATTGCAAGAAGCGATAAAAGATGACCACGATTTACAAAGGGTGTTTATTATAGATGAAGCCCACAGGAGCTATGATCCTAAAGGTTGCTTTTACGCTAATTTGATAGAGTGCGACAAAACAGCGATCAAAATCGCCCTCACAGGCACGCCACTATTAGAAGACAACGCACAAGATAAGGCCACTAAAAACACTTTTGGCAATTATTTACACACCTATTCTTATACAGAATCCATTAAAGACAAACACACCCTAAAGCTCCAATTAGAAAGCATTGAAACGAACTATAAAGAAAAATTACAAGCAATCTATCGCCTTTTACAAGAAAGCATCACTATTGAAGACACCAAAATTAAAAAAGAAGCTGTTTTTAATGATGAAAAATACATTAATGCCATGCTCTCTTATGTCATTAGAGATTTATTGAATTTCAGGCAATTGAATGATCATAATGAAAATTTAAAGGCCATGGTGGTTTGCTCTTCAAGCACACAAGCTAAAAAAGCTAATGAGTTTTTTAATGAAGTTCAAGAAGAAGTTTTACAAAACCACCCTAATCTAAAAATTTTAAACAAACTCAAATCTGACCTAATTTTGCATGATGAACAAGAAATCAAAGAAAAGATTTATTCTTTCAAGCATGAAGATACAGATATAGTCTTTGTGTATAACATGCTTTTAACCGGCTTTGATTTACCCAATCTCAAACGCCTTTATATCCACAGAAAATTAGACAAACACAATTTACTCCAAGCCCTAGCTAGGGTGAATCGCCCCTATAACAACATGTCTTATGGCTACCTTATAGATTTTGTAGGTATTGAAGAAAACTTTAAGCAAACGACTGATGATTACTTGAGAGAATTAAACGACTTTAATCTAAACGACTCTAATCAAGGCGATTCCAATACTAAAGATATGTTTGCAGATCCTAATACTTTAGAAAAAGACATTAAAAACGCCTATAACGACCTTTTTGATTACCCCATTGACAATATAGAGGCCATGACTAACGCCATTGTTAGTATAAGCGAAATGAAAGAGCTTCAAAAAGTCTCACACGCCATTAACACGCTTAAAGAGCGCTACAACATCATACGAACTTCTAACGATGAAAAAATCCTTTCCTTAAAAGAAAAAATGGATATTGAAAAAATCAGCAAAATCTCTTCAATGCTTAACCAAAAAGCCAAACAACTCCACGCAAAAGAAAACATCAACAAAGCCATAAACACTAACGATTTAATCATTTTAGAAGACCTCATCGCTCTTTTAGACTTTAAAATAGAGTTTAAAGAAAGTAAAGAATTGCGTTTTAAAGAAAGAGAAGAAATCAGCGCCAAATACAAGCAAGCTAAAGAGGTTTTAGAAAACAGCCCAGACAAAAAAGGTAAGGAATTTCAAGATTTTTCTAAAAAGCTTTCAAAATTGCTCCAAGAACCCCTAACTAGTGATAATTTTAATGAAATTTCTACCGCTTGCAACACGCTTGTTTCCCAAGCAGAAAAAGCCAATCAAAAAACCACCCTTTTATTAAATAAATACAATAATGATTTATCTTATGTGATCACGCATAAACGCCTTATGGATCAAAACATTTCTAACCCAATGGGAATTTTCACGCTTTTAAGCGCGCTAAAAAGCGCTCTTGATGAGCGTATTTCTAAGCGTCAAGAAACCTTAAGCGAAGAAGATACCCTAAAAACTGCCATAAAAAGAGAATTAAGGAACGCTTTCAAAGAAAACCCCTCCTTAAAAGATTTACAAAAAGAAACCGACTTCATCGCTCAAACCCTTTTTGACGAACTCACACAAAATGACAATCAAGGAAATTTCAATGCCCAATAA
- a CDS encoding RNA degradosome polyphosphate kinase, whose product MNRFFNRELSWLAFNTRVLNEAKDESLPLLERLKFLAIYDTNLDEFYMIRVAGLKQLYEHKIASKGVDGASPEEQLEKIKHYLVHEIEERELEFQKIQALLFKKGLCITPYSKLNSEQKAKAKTYFKEQLYALVLPFKLDSSHTFPPLANLTFALFAHIKDKETQITSHALIKLPSFIFRFVELEKGLFVLAEEIVEAHLEELFLEHEILDCMAFRVTCDADIAIVEDEAHDYADLMSKSLRKRNQGEIVRLQIQNGSQELLNTLLASLRSFQTHSYKKHKLTGMHVYKSSIMLNLGDLWELVNHSDFKTLKSPNFTPKIHPHFNENDLFKSIEKQDLLLFHPYESFEPVIDLIEQAASDPTTLSIKMTLYRVGRHSPIVKALIEAASKIQVSVLVELKARFDEESNLHWAKALERAGALVVYGVFKLKVHAKMLVITKKTDNQLRHFTHLSTGNYNPLSAKIYTDVSFFSAKNEIANDIIKLFHSLLTSSATSNTLETLFMAPKQIKTQIIDLIQNEMKHEKEGYIILKANALVDSEIIEWLYKASQKGVKIDLIIRGICCLKPLVKGLSENIRVYSIVGKYLEHARIYYFKHENIYFSSADLMPRNLERRVELLVPATTPKIAHKLLRILEIQLKDTLKRYELGSKGCYTKISNPDDPLNSQDYFETQTLKL is encoded by the coding sequence TTGAATCGTTTCTTTAACCGAGAGCTTTCATGGTTAGCTTTTAATACAAGGGTTTTGAATGAAGCTAAAGATGAGAGCTTGCCTTTATTAGAACGCTTGAAGTTTTTAGCCATTTATGACACGAATTTAGATGAATTTTACATGATAAGAGTGGCTGGGCTTAAGCAACTTTATGAGCATAAAATCGCCTCTAAAGGCGTTGATGGTGCAAGCCCTGAAGAGCAATTAGAAAAAATCAAGCATTATTTAGTGCATGAAATTGAAGAAAGAGAATTAGAATTTCAAAAAATCCAAGCCCTACTCTTTAAAAAGGGGCTTTGTATCACCCCTTATAGCAAGCTTAATTCAGAGCAAAAAGCTAAGGCTAAAACTTATTTTAAAGAGCAACTTTATGCGTTAGTCTTGCCTTTTAAGTTGGATTCTTCGCACACTTTTCCGCCTTTAGCGAATTTGACTTTCGCCCTTTTTGCCCATATTAAAGACAAAGAAACCCAAATCACCTCTCATGCACTCATCAAACTCCCCTCTTTTATCTTCCGTTTTGTGGAGCTAGAAAAAGGCTTGTTTGTGTTAGCTGAAGAAATTGTAGAAGCGCATTTAGAAGAATTGTTTTTAGAGCATGAAATTTTAGACTGCATGGCGTTTAGGGTAACTTGCGATGCGGATATTGCAATCGTTGAAGATGAAGCGCATGATTATGCGGATTTGATGAGTAAGAGCTTAAGGAAACGAAATCAAGGCGAAATCGTGCGCTTGCAAATTCAAAACGGGAGCCAAGAGCTTTTAAACACCCTTTTAGCCTCTTTAAGGAGTTTCCAAACCCACTCTTACAAAAAACACAAACTCACCGGAATGCATGTCTATAAAAGCTCTATCATGCTTAATTTAGGGGATTTGTGGGAATTAGTCAATCATAGCGATTTTAAAACCCTTAAATCGCCCAATTTCACGCCTAAAATCCACCCCCACTTTAACGAAAACGATCTCTTTAAATCCATAGAAAAACAAGACTTGTTGCTGTTCCATCCTTATGAGAGTTTTGAACCTGTGATTGACTTGATAGAGCAAGCCGCTAGTGATCCAACCACGCTTTCTATCAAAATGACGCTTTATCGTGTGGGCAGGCATTCTCCCATTGTCAAAGCTCTGATTGAAGCAGCGAGCAAGATCCAAGTGAGCGTTTTAGTGGAATTGAAAGCGCGCTTTGATGAAGAGAGCAATTTACACTGGGCAAAAGCTCTAGAAAGGGCGGGCGCGTTAGTCGTTTATGGTGTTTTTAAACTCAAAGTGCATGCCAAAATGCTTGTGATCACCAAAAAAACAGACAACCAATTACGCCATTTCACCCATTTAAGCACGGGCAATTACAACCCTTTGAGCGCTAAAATCTATACCGATGTGAGTTTTTTTAGCGCGAAAAATGAAATCGCTAACGATATTATCAAACTTTTCCACTCTCTTTTAACAAGCAGCGCGACCAGCAACACCCTAGAAACGCTTTTTATGGCGCCCAAACAAATTAAAACGCAAATCATTGATTTGATCCAAAATGAAATGAAGCATGAAAAAGAAGGCTACATCATTTTAAAGGCTAACGCGCTAGTGGATAGCGAGATCATTGAATGGCTTTATAAGGCCTCTCAAAAAGGGGTTAAAATTGATTTGATTATCAGGGGGATTTGTTGTTTAAAGCCCCTAGTCAAAGGCTTGAGCGAAAATATAAGGGTGTATTCTATTGTGGGGAAATATTTAGAACATGCACGCATTTATTATTTTAAACATGAGAATATCTATTTTTCTAGCGCGGATTTGATGCCCAGAAATTTAGAAAGGCGCGTGGAATTGCTAGTTCCAGCCACAACCCCAAAGATCGCTCATAAATTGTTGCGTATTTTAGAAATCCAATTAAAAGACACCCTAAAACGCTATGAGTTGGGTTCTAAAGGTTGTTACACTAAAATTTCAAACCCTGATGATCCTTTAAATTCACAGGATTATTTTGAAACACAAACCCTTAAACTTTAG
- a CDS encoding N-6 DNA methylase → MPNNALLQIKQDTFKLIDDLKVICTSFGLGNDGNEYKIITQCFLYKFLCDKFEFLFEQEFPNQTIQDYKDVTEEEKEDFFLTLSDKKLPKLSYDELLNHLFDKHFNDNDLHIKLDAIFNNISSNNAALFNTISTDKTTIALFESISQHINEESKRANFTKVLLDKLKNFNFKNAFLNLQNQQGYDFFAPIFEYLLKDYNNAGGGKYAEYYTPLSIASIIAKLLVNEPVKSKKIYDPSAGTGTLLIALAHQIGTDSCTLYAQDISQKSLKMLKLNLILNDLTHSLKNAIEGNTLTNPYHSKDYKGKMDYIVSNPPFKLDFSNEHATISNNKSDFSLGVPNIPKNDKSKMPIYTLFFQHCLSMLNPKSKGAIVVPTGFISAKSGVANKIVRHLVDEKLVYGVICMPSQVFANTGTNVSVIFFQKTPSENEVILIDASKLGEEYTENKNKKTRLRTSDMDLILETFKNKTQKSDFCAVVSFDEIIEKNYSLNPGQYFTIEDASETISQTEFENLMQQYSSELTSLFDESQHLQQEILEVLGNLNYD, encoded by the coding sequence ATGCCCAATAACGCTTTATTACAAATCAAACAAGACACTTTCAAACTCATTGATGATTTAAAAGTCATTTGCACGAGTTTTGGTTTAGGGAATGATGGCAATGAATACAAGATTATCACGCAATGCTTTTTGTATAAATTCTTATGCGATAAATTTGAATTCCTTTTTGAGCAAGAATTTCCTAATCAAACCATACAAGATTATAAAGATGTTACCGAAGAAGAAAAAGAAGATTTTTTTCTCACCTTAAGCGATAAAAAACTCCCCAAACTCTCTTATGATGAGCTTTTAAACCATCTTTTTGACAAACATTTTAACGATAACGATTTACACATCAAGCTAGACGCTATTTTTAACAATATTTCTAGCAACAATGCTGCACTTTTTAACACCATCAGCACAGACAAAACCACTATCGCTTTATTTGAAAGCATCTCACAACACATTAACGAAGAGTCTAAAAGGGCTAATTTTACAAAAGTTTTATTAGACAAACTCAAAAATTTTAATTTCAAAAACGCTTTTTTAAACTTACAAAACCAGCAAGGCTATGATTTTTTCGCCCCCATTTTTGAATACTTACTCAAAGATTACAATAACGCCGGCGGAGGGAAATACGCCGAATACTACACCCCTTTAAGCATCGCTAGTATCATTGCCAAGCTTTTAGTCAATGAGCCTGTTAAAAGCAAAAAGATTTATGACCCAAGTGCAGGCACAGGAACGCTTTTAATAGCGCTAGCCCACCAAATAGGCACCGATTCTTGCACCCTTTATGCCCAAGATATTTCGCAAAAATCCTTAAAGATGCTTAAACTCAATCTCATTTTAAACGACTTGACCCACTCTTTAAAAAACGCCATTGAGGGTAACACCTTGACGAACCCCTACCATTCCAAAGACTACAAAGGAAAAATGGATTACATTGTAAGCAACCCCCCTTTCAAACTGGATTTTTCTAACGAACATGCAACAATTTCTAACAACAAGAGCGATTTTTCCTTAGGCGTGCCTAATATCCCTAAAAACGATAAAAGCAAAATGCCCATTTACACGCTCTTTTTCCAACATTGCTTGAGCATGCTTAATCCAAAGAGTAAGGGGGCTATCGTCGTGCCAACCGGATTCATCAGCGCTAAAAGCGGAGTAGCAAATAAGATTGTCAGGCATTTAGTGGATGAAAAGCTCGTTTATGGGGTGATTTGCATGCCCAGCCAAGTTTTTGCCAACACCGGCACTAATGTGAGCGTCATCTTTTTCCAAAAAACGCCAAGCGAAAATGAAGTGATTTTAATTGACGCTTCCAAACTCGGCGAAGAATACACCGAAAACAAAAACAAAAAAACACGCTTAAGAACAAGCGATATGGATTTGATTTTAGAAACTTTTAAAAATAAAACCCAAAAATCGGATTTTTGCGCTGTGGTTTCTTTTGATGAAATTATAGAAAAAAATTATTCTTTAAATCCTGGGCAGTATTTCACTATAGAAGACGCGAGCGAAACAATAAGCCAAACAGAGTTTGAAAACTTGATGCAACAATACTCAAGCGAACTGACAAGCCTTTTTGATGAAAGCCAGCATTTGCAACAAGAGATTTTAGAGGTTTTAGGAAATCTTAATTATGACTAA
- a CDS encoding enoyl-ACP reductase: MNGSNHMKNKTLVISGATRGIGKAILYRFAQSGVNIAFTYNKNVEEANKIIEDVEQKYSIKAKAYPLNVLEPEQYTELFKQIDADFDRVDFFISNAIIYGRSVVGGFAPFMRLKPKGLNNIYTATVLAFVVGAQEAAKCMQKVGGGAIVSLSSTGNLVYMPNYAGHGNSKNAIETMVKYAAVDLGEFNIRVNAVSGGPIDTDALKAFPDYVEIKEKVEEQSPLKRMGNPNDLAGAAYFLCDETQSGWLTGQTIIVDGGTTFK; encoded by the coding sequence ATGAATGGTTCAAATCACATGAAAAATAAAACCCTAGTGATTAGTGGTGCGACTAGAGGTATTGGCAAGGCGATATTGTATCGTTTCGCTCAAAGTGGCGTGAATATCGCTTTCACTTATAATAAAAATGTTGAAGAAGCCAACAAAATTATAGAAGATGTGGAGCAAAAATATTCCATTAAAGCCAAAGCCTACCCCCTTAATGTTTTAGAGCCTGAGCAATACACAGAGCTTTTTAAACAAATTGATGCGGATTTTGACAGAGTGGATTTTTTTATTTCTAACGCTATTATTTATGGGCGATCTGTCGTGGGAGGATTTGCACCTTTCATGCGCTTAAAACCTAAAGGGTTAAACAATATTTATACAGCCACTGTATTAGCGTTTGTAGTGGGGGCTCAAGAAGCGGCAAAATGCATGCAAAAAGTAGGCGGTGGGGCGATCGTGAGCTTAAGCTCTACCGGAAACCTAGTCTATATGCCTAATTACGCTGGGCATGGCAATTCCAAAAACGCCATAGAAACCATGGTCAAATACGCCGCTGTGGATTTAGGCGAGTTTAACATTAGAGTGAATGCGGTTAGTGGTGGACCTATTGATACGGACGCTTTGAAAGCCTTCCCTGATTATGTGGAAATCAAAGAAAAAGTAGAAGAGCAATCGCCCCTAAAACGCATGGGTAATCCTAACGATCTAGCCGGAGCGGCTTATTTTTTATGCGATGAAACCCAAAGCGGATGGCTTACAGGGCAAACGATTATTGTAGATGGTGGGACTACTTTTAAATAA